A part of Streptomyces sp. NBC_01497 genomic DNA contains:
- the cobC gene encoding Rv2231c family pyridoxal phosphate-dependent protein CobC, protein MTNLTFDAPFGAPDLTVGIGARPGVPADDVIALVADALLAAGLRPAAVAELATLDTRVAEPGLVAAAARLGVPLRGYPARVLDAVPVPRPAQGVRAAVGTGSVAEAAALVGGGRLLVAKRKGATATATCAIARKGPDGAVPDGGTGRDLPGDGSCAPRGQNVCTEGRQLGHAEPDADVPSPQGAYGGSAVRRTAEQSADPHGAAGTHDLRHHGDAEVRDTPGDLIDLAVNVRGGTPPAWLRDHIAASLTGLAAYPDGRRARAEVAARHGLPVERVLLTAGAAEAFVLLARALRVRRPVVVHPQFTEPEAALRDAGHEVRRVLLRREDGFRLDPEAIPDDADLVVVGNPTNPTSVLHPADTLVSLARPGRVLVVDEAFMDAVPGELEALAGDTDVPGLVVLRSLTKTWGLAGLRIGYVLGEPPLIEELERAQPLWPVSTPALAAAEACMTPAALAEADAAARAMCAERAHLLAGLAEFDEVEAVHAAQGPFVLVRTARADAVRARLRTYGFAVRRGDTFPGLDGEWLRLAVRDRATTNRFLQALDLAVTGVGRDV, encoded by the coding sequence GTGACCAACCTCACGTTTGATGCGCCTTTCGGGGCACCTGACCTGACTGTCGGGATCGGCGCGCGGCCGGGCGTCCCGGCGGACGACGTGATCGCCCTGGTGGCGGACGCGCTGCTGGCGGCGGGGCTGCGGCCGGCCGCCGTTGCGGAGCTGGCCACCCTCGACACCCGGGTCGCCGAGCCGGGGCTGGTGGCCGCCGCGGCGCGGCTCGGCGTACCCCTGCGCGGCTACCCGGCCCGGGTGCTCGACGCGGTGCCCGTACCGCGTCCGGCCCAGGGCGTACGGGCCGCCGTCGGTACGGGCTCGGTCGCGGAGGCGGCGGCCCTCGTCGGCGGCGGCCGGCTGCTCGTCGCGAAGCGGAAGGGCGCCACGGCCACGGCGACGTGCGCGATCGCGCGCAAGGGGCCGGACGGCGCCGTCCCGGACGGCGGAACCGGGCGCGACCTCCCCGGTGACGGTTCGTGTGCGCCCCGTGGACAGAACGTCTGTACGGAGGGTAGACAGCTCGGACACGCTGAACCGGATGCTGACGTGCCCTCCCCACAGGGCGCGTACGGAGGGAGCGCCGTGAGACGCACGGCCGAGCAGAGCGCTGACCCCCACGGTGCCGCAGGCACCCACGATCTGCGCCACCACGGCGACGCCGAGGTACGGGACACCCCGGGCGACCTCATCGACCTGGCCGTCAATGTGCGGGGCGGGACGCCCCCCGCCTGGCTGCGGGACCACATCGCCGCCTCGCTGACCGGCCTCGCGGCCTACCCCGACGGGCGCAGGGCCCGCGCGGAGGTGGCGGCACGGCACGGTCTGCCCGTGGAGCGGGTGCTGCTGACGGCGGGCGCCGCCGAGGCGTTCGTCCTGCTGGCACGTGCGCTGCGGGTGCGCAGGCCGGTGGTGGTCCATCCGCAGTTCACCGAGCCGGAGGCGGCCCTGCGCGACGCCGGGCACGAGGTGCGGCGGGTGCTGCTGCGCCGGGAGGACGGCTTCCGGCTGGACCCGGAAGCGATCCCGGACGACGCGGACCTGGTGGTCGTCGGCAACCCGACGAACCCCACCTCGGTCCTGCACCCGGCGGACACCCTGGTCTCGCTCGCGCGGCCGGGCCGGGTGCTCGTGGTCGACGAGGCGTTCATGGACGCGGTCCCGGGCGAGCTGGAGGCGCTGGCGGGCGACACGGACGTACCGGGGCTCGTGGTGCTGCGGAGCCTGACGAAGACCTGGGGCCTCGCGGGGCTGCGGATCGGTTACGTCCTGGGTGAGCCGCCGCTGATCGAGGAGCTGGAACGCGCTCAGCCCCTGTGGCCCGTCTCGACGCCCGCGCTGGCGGCGGCGGAGGCCTGCATGACGCCCGCCGCGCTGGCGGAGGCGGACGCGGCGGCCCGGGCCATGTGCGCGGAGCGGGCCCACCTGCTGGCGGGGCTCGCCGAGTTCGACGAGGTCGAGGCCGTGCATGCGGCCCAGGGCCCGTTCGTCCTGGTCCGCACGGCCCGCGCGGACGCCGTTCGGGCCCGGCTGCGGACGTACGGTTTCGCGGTGCGCCGGGGCGACACCTTCCCCGGCCTGGACGGCGAGTGGCTGCGCCTCGCGGTACGCGACCGGGCGACGACGAACCGCTTCCTGCAGGCGCTCGAC
- a CDS encoding ZIP family metal transporter, translating into MAVFVALGAFLMTLFGGWTAQRVTDRRHLVLGLAGGLMLGVVGLDLLPEAVSAAGNEVLGVPQALLLFVGGFLVAHLVERLLATRRTSHGGDETEAASGAAHAAGTAGTPGTGSHPHVEGHAPVRGPSGAPRVPQFGLTAAAAMVGHSLMDGVALGAAFQAGGAIGTAVALAVIAHDFADGFNTYTITSLYGNARRKALAMLFADAVAPVVGAASTLFFRLPEQVLGSYLGFFGGALLYLAAAEILPEAHHEHPARSTLLCTVAGVAFIWLVVGVGG; encoded by the coding sequence ATGGCGGTGTTCGTCGCGCTCGGCGCGTTCCTGATGACGCTGTTCGGCGGCTGGACGGCGCAACGCGTCACCGACCGCCGGCATCTCGTGCTCGGCCTCGCCGGTGGGCTCATGCTCGGCGTCGTCGGCCTCGATCTGCTGCCCGAGGCGGTCTCCGCCGCGGGCAACGAGGTGCTGGGCGTCCCCCAGGCGCTCCTGCTGTTCGTCGGCGGCTTCCTCGTCGCCCATCTGGTCGAACGGCTCCTCGCGACCCGCAGGACCTCCCACGGCGGTGACGAGACGGAGGCCGCCTCCGGCGCGGCTCATGCGGCGGGGACCGCCGGGACGCCCGGCACCGGGAGCCACCCCCACGTGGAGGGCCACGCCCCGGTCCGCGGTCCCTCCGGCGCGCCGCGCGTCCCGCAGTTCGGCCTCACGGCGGCGGCCGCCATGGTCGGGCACAGCCTGATGGACGGCGTCGCCCTCGGCGCGGCCTTCCAGGCAGGCGGCGCGATAGGCACCGCGGTCGCGCTCGCCGTGATCGCCCACGACTTCGCCGACGGGTTCAACACGTACACGATCACCAGCCTGTACGGGAACGCCCGCCGCAAGGCCCTCGCCATGCTGTTCGCGGACGCCGTCGCACCGGTCGTCGGTGCCGCGTCCACGCTGTTCTTCCGGCTCCCCGAGCAGGTGCTCGGCAGCTACCTGGGATTCTTCGGCGGCGCGCTGCTCTACCTCGCGGCCGCCGAGATCCTCCCCGAGGCCCACCACGAGCACCCGGCCCGCTCGACGCTGCTGTGCACGGTGGCGGGCGTCGCGTTCATCTGGCTGGTGGTGGGCGTCGGGGGCTGA